From the genome of Camelus dromedarius isolate mCamDro1 chromosome 19, mCamDro1.pat, whole genome shotgun sequence, one region includes:
- the LOC105102164 gene encoding adhesion G protein-coupled receptor F4, whose amino-acid sequence MKSQVIMVCCVMLFLATESSHPRTKIHIKDGDKLQGPEGKPKTGKMQEKCQGLCSTSSNCSQPCAQHFHGEIGFTCSGNKWQKSTETCTSLSVEALFKGSNSASRLSIAAPFIPLHILDFRAPEPIKSVAHGIRKNCPLDFACIVDTVKSSEATSGNIAFIVEILKNISTDLSDNVTREKMKSYSKVANHILDPAVIPNWAFIPDKNASSDLLQAVNAFARRLRIYHEPEHIVDELFIQTKGFPINHNTQGRSFNFSSNVSNTTEGILGIVEIPSQELWKLPPNASLAISIAFPTLGAVLKEAHLQDEDLPRPVNGLVLSVILPEELKQILLTFEKINRPQNARAQCVGWHSSRRRWDESVCETVLDVANRAKCRCNYTNAVTSFSILMSPRSIDNKVLDYITCIGLSSSILSLILCLIIEATVWSRVVVTEISYMRHVCIVNIAVSLLTANVWFILGTNFNRKAQDYNWCVAVTFFSHFFYLSLFFWMLFKALLIIYGILVVFRRMMKSRMMAIGFAIGYGCPLVIAVTTVAVTVPGRGYTRHGACWLNWDDTKALLAFAIPALVIVAVNLVVVLVVAVNTQRPSIGSSKSQDLAIIMRISKNVAILTPLLGLTWGFGIATLLQGTSLIFHIIFALLNAFQGFFILLFGTIMDHKIRDALRMRMSSLKAPSRVAENASLSPTNGSKLMHR is encoded by the exons ATGAAGTCCCAGGTAATCATGGTTTGCTGTGTAATGCTATTTCTGGCCACAGAATCTTCTCATCCTAGAACCAAGATCCACATAAAA GATGGAGATAAACTTCAAGGTCCTGAAGGAAAACCCAAGACTGGGAAGATGCAAG AGAAATGCCAAGGACTTTGCTCCACTTCTTCCAACTGCAGCCAGCCCTGTGCCCAGCACTTTCATGGAGAAATAGGATTTACCTGTAGCGGAAACAAGTGGCAAAAATCAACTGAAACTTGTACAAGCCTTTCTGTGGAAGCACTCTTTAAG ggctCAAATAGTGCATCACGCCTCTCCATCGCAGCACCATTTATCCCCCTGCACATTCTTGACTTTCGAGCTCCAGAGCCCATCAAGAGCGTAGCTCATGGCATCCGAAAGAACTGCCCACTTGATTTCGCCTGCATAGTTGATACTGTGAAGTCATCAGAAGCCACATCTGGAAATATTGCATTCATAGTGGAgatactgaaaaatatttctacagACTTATCTGATAACGTTACCCGAGAGAAAATGAAG AGCTACAGCAAAGTCGCCAACCACATCCTCGACCCGGCAGTCATTCCAAACTGGGCTTTTATTCCAGACAAAAATGCCAGCTCAGATTTGCTGCAGGCAGTGAATGCGTTTGCCAGGCGACTCCGCATCTACCATGAACCCGAGCACATCGTGGATGAACTGTTCATTCAGACAAAAGGATTTCCCATCAACCACAATACCCAAGGGAGAAGTTTCAATTTCTCCTCGAACGTGAGCAACACAACGGAGGGTATCCTAGGAATCGTAGAAATTCCCAGTCAGGAGCTGTGGAAGCTGCCACCAAATGCATCCCTAGCCATCAGCATCGCTTTTCCCACCTTGGGGGCTGTTCTGAAGGAAGCCCACTTGCAAGATGAGGATCTTCCCAGGCCCGTAAATGGGCTGGTCCTTTCTGTGATCTTACCAGAAGAACTGAAGCAAATCTTACTCACCTTTGAGAAGATCAATAGGCCCCAGAACGCCAGGGCGCAGTGTGTCGGCTGGCACTCCAGCAGAAGGAGGTGGGATGAGAGCGTGTGTGAAACAGTGCTGGATGTCGCGAACAGAGCAAAATGCCGGTGTAACTACACCAACGCCGTGACGTCTTTTTCCATTCTCATGTCCCCCAGATccatagacaacaaggtcctggACTACATCACCTGCATTGGGCTCAGCAGCTCCATCCTGAGCTTGATCCTTTGCCTGATCATTGAAGCCACGGTGTGGTCCCGGGTGGTGGTGACGGAGATATCATACATGCGACACGTGTGCATCGTGAACATAGCTGTGTCGCTCCTGACCGCCAACGTGTGGTTCATCCTAGGCACCAACTTTAACAGAAAGGCCCAGGACTACAACTGGTGTGTAGCGGTGACCTTTTTCAGCCACTTTTTCTACCTCTCCCTGTTCTTCTGGATGCTCTTCAAAGCTCTGCTCATCATCTACGGAATACTGGTGGTCTTCCGGAGGATGATGAAGTCCCGCATGATGGCCATTGGCTTTGCCATTGGCTATGGGTGCCCGTTGGTCATCGCTGTCACCACAGTTGCTGTCACAGTGCCAGGGAGAGGCTACACGAGACATGGTGCCTGTTGGCTTAACTGGGACGACACCAAAGCCCTTTTAGCATTTGCCATCCCAGCCTTGGTCATCGTGGCTGTGAATCTTGTTGTGGTTTTGGTTGTTGCGGTCAACACTCAGAGGCCCTCTATTGGCAGTTCCAAGTCTCAGGATTTGGCCATAATTATGAGGATCAGCAAAAATGTTGCCATCCTCACCCCACTTCTGGGACTGACCTGGGGTTTCGGAATAGCCACCCTCCTGCAAGGCACTTCCTTGATATTCCATATCATCTTTGCCCTGCTCAATGCTTTCCAG